The genomic segment CAGCGCACCGTCCAGCGCGCCGGCGAAGGCCGGCGCGCCCGTCGCGCTCGAGGAGGTCAGGGAGGCGATCCGGCCCTGGATCTCCGCGATCCGCGCCGTCACCCCGGCTAGGCCGTCCACGCGCACCGCCGCTGCCTCACCCGCACTGCATCGGCCGCGGCGCGCGCGGGCTTGAGACCACGCCGCCCCGCTGCCGCCGCCGGGGGTGTGCAGGACGCTCCTCGCGCGGGTAGGGGCACCGGCGTCGGCGGTTCCCGCGAGCGGCAGCGCGCCGCTCCCCGCCCGGCGCCCGGAGGCCGACCCCCATGAGCACGACCACCGCCCGGATGCTGCAGGCCCACCCCAAGGACCTCGGCGGCGTCGACCAGGAGAAGCTGCGCGCCTGCATCGACGCCTGCTTCGAGTGCGCCCAGGTCTGCACCGCGTGCGCCGACGCCTGCCTGAGCGAGGACATGGTCGCGGAGCTGACGACGTGCATCCGCACCGACCTCGACTGCGCCGACGTCTGCGTCACCACCGGCCGCGTGCTCTCGCGGCACACCGGCTACGACGCGAACCTCACCCGCGCCGTGCTGCAGGCCTGCGCCGCCGCGTGCAGGGCCTGCGGGGACGACTGCGCCGAGCACGCCGAGATGCACGAGCACTGCCGCGTGTGCGCCGAGGCGTGCCGCCGCTGCGAGCAGGCCTGCCGCGACCTGATCGCCAGCCTCGGCTGAGCCACCGCTGCGCCGGCGGGCGCGGACGTCAGGCCCGGGCGTCGGCGGGCGGGGCGCCGGCCGCGGCGGCCGCCGCCAGGGCGGACAGGGCGGTCAGGTCGGTCAGGGCCGCGGCGGCGAGCGCGCTGCGGCCCTCGCGCGGCAGCGGGCGGGTTCCGGGGGTCTCCACGGCGGCCAGGGTAGGGACGCCGTCCCCTCGCCGTGCGCCTTTCGTCGATGACGCGCGGCGAGCGGACCGCGCGTGCTAGGAGGCCTGCCCGTCCGTCGTGGTGAAGGTCGCCGTCAGCTGCGCGGTGGAGTCCCCGCCCACCCACACGTCGAAGGGAGAGGCCTCGAGGACGACGTCCCGGACGGCGGCGTTCCAGTAGCGCCGGTGCTCCGGCCCGACGGTGAAGGCCACGGTCCGCGACTCGCC from the Quadrisphaera sp. DSM 44207 genome contains:
- a CDS encoding four-helix bundle copper-binding protein; this translates as MSTTTARMLQAHPKDLGGVDQEKLRACIDACFECAQVCTACADACLSEDMVAELTTCIRTDLDCADVCVTTGRVLSRHTGYDANLTRAVLQACAAACRACGDDCAEHAEMHEHCRVCAEACRRCEQACRDLIASLG